The Lasioglossum baleicum chromosome 12, iyLasBale1, whole genome shotgun sequence genome includes a region encoding these proteins:
- the Nst gene encoding phosphoglucomutase 3-like protein nst isoform X2, whose protein sequence is MESLQLDSIVNEKYNKTYSGYIQYGTAGFRTTADDLIHVLYRMGMLTVLRSRVKNATIGLMITASHNIERDNGVKLVDPAGEMLETSWESIATRLANVEDSKLVSNIEQIIREQNINMSATGTVIIGRDTRKSSPSLFEAAVAGIQALNGTVKDLGVVTTPQLHYLVVCTNTNDEYGNSTLNGYYEKLSKSFKYIRQNKMNNNHYVAELSLDAANGVGAIAAKKFQEFLGTSLTINIYNDGNGELNHMCGADYVKVKHVPPANFTLEPNVRCVSIDGDADRVVYFYLDQDKKFHLLDGDRIATLIVGYFKELLKECGLSFQLGLVQTAYANGASTNYISNILQIPVACTLTGVKHLHSEALKFDIGIYFEANGHGTVLFKDIVIETLKNASTNSNLTASQKAAASTLLNIIDVINQSVGDAFSDMLLVETILHANGWSIIDWEKSYKDLPNKQLLVKVNDKSVITTTDAERRCVTPEGLQNEIDQVVSQYRKGRSFVRPSGTEDVVRVYAECEDSSDLNKLITTVALLVYRRAGGVGPEPQLS, encoded by the exons atggagAGTTTACAATTGGACTCCATagtgaatgaaaaatataataaaacctATAGCGGTTATATACAATATGGTACAGCCGGTTTTCGAACAAC tgCCGATGATCTTATACATGTTCTGTATAGAATGGGAATGTTAACAGTTTTAAGATCCAGAGTGAAGAATG CTACAATTGGTTTAATGATTACTGCGAGCCATAACATTGAACGAGATAATGGTGTGAAACTCGTAGATCCAGCTGGTGAAATGTTGGAAACGTCTTGGGAATCTATTGCTACGCGTTTAGCTAATGTGGAAGACTCAAAGTTGGTTTCTAACATAGAACAAATTATAAGAGAGCAAAATATTAATATGTCTGCAACAGGAACAGTAATAATTGGTAGAGACACCAGGAAAAGTAGTCCATCATTATTTGAAGCTGCTGTTGCAGGAATTCAAGCCTTAAACGGAACAGTAAAAGACTTGGGAGTAGttaccactcctcaattacatTATCTAGTTGTTTGTACAAATACTAATGACGAATATGGCAATTCTACATTGAATGGATATTACGAAAAATTATCTAAATCATTTAAGTATATTAGACAAAATAAGATGAACAATAATCACTATGTAGCAGAACTTTCGTTAGATGCTGCTAATGGCGTTGGTGCTATCGCTGCGAAAAAGTTTCAGGAGTTCTTAGGAACATCGCTAACAATTAACATATATAATGATGGTAATGGGGAATTGAATCACAtg TGTGGAGCTGATTATGTTAAAGTGAAGCATGTACCACCTGCAAATTTTACTCTCGAACCCAATGTTAGATGTGTGTCTATAGATGGTGATGCAGATAGAGTAGTATATTTTTACCTAGATCAAGACAAGAAATTCCATCTTCTCGATGGTGATAGAATAGCAACACTTATTGTTGGATATTTCAAAGAACTCTTAAAAGAATGTGGTTTATCATTCCAACTTGGATTGGTACAGACAGCGTATGCTAATGGTGCTTCtactaattatatttcaaatataCTG CAAATTCCAGTTGCATGCACATTAACTGGTGTAAAACATCTACACAGTGAAGCATTAAAATTTGATATAGGTATATACTTTGAAGCAAATGGACACGGAACTGTTCTATTCAAGGACATTGTCATTGAAACACTTAAAAATGCTAGTACAAACTCAAA CTTAACCGCTTCACAAAAAGCAGCCGCTTctacgttattaaatataattgatGTAATAAATCAATCAGTCGGTGACGCCTTCAGTGATATGTTATTAGTAGAAACGATTTTGCATGCGAACGGTTGGAGTATAATAGATTGGGAAAAAAGCTACAAAGATTTAccaaataaacaattattggTCAAAGTTAATGACAAGAGTGTTATAACTACAACTGATGCTGAAAGGCGATGCGTAACACCTGAAGGATTGCAGAATGAAATTGATCAAGTGGTTTCGCAATATAGGAAAGGTCGATCCTTCGTCAG ACCATCAGGAACTGAAGATGTTGTAAGAGTGTATGCAGAATGTGAAGATTCAAGTGATCTTAACAAATTAATTACAACTGTAGCATTGTTGGTCTACAGACGTGCAGGCGGTGTTGGACCTGAACCTCAGCTTTCGTAA
- the Nst gene encoding phosphoglucomutase 3-like protein nst isoform X1, translating to MESLQLDSIVNEKYNKTYSGYIQYGTAGFRTTADDLIHVLYRMGMLTVLRSRVKNGKYKKLFLFTYFIIINFKFSFVIATIGLMITASHNIERDNGVKLVDPAGEMLETSWESIATRLANVEDSKLVSNIEQIIREQNINMSATGTVIIGRDTRKSSPSLFEAAVAGIQALNGTVKDLGVVTTPQLHYLVVCTNTNDEYGNSTLNGYYEKLSKSFKYIRQNKMNNNHYVAELSLDAANGVGAIAAKKFQEFLGTSLTINIYNDGNGELNHMCGADYVKVKHVPPANFTLEPNVRCVSIDGDADRVVYFYLDQDKKFHLLDGDRIATLIVGYFKELLKECGLSFQLGLVQTAYANGASTNYISNILQIPVACTLTGVKHLHSEALKFDIGIYFEANGHGTVLFKDIVIETLKNASTNSNLTASQKAAASTLLNIIDVINQSVGDAFSDMLLVETILHANGWSIIDWEKSYKDLPNKQLLVKVNDKSVITTTDAERRCVTPEGLQNEIDQVVSQYRKGRSFVRPSGTEDVVRVYAECEDSSDLNKLITTVALLVYRRAGGVGPEPQLS from the exons atggagAGTTTACAATTGGACTCCATagtgaatgaaaaatataataaaacctATAGCGGTTATATACAATATGGTACAGCCGGTTTTCGAACAAC tgCCGATGATCTTATACATGTTCTGTATAGAATGGGAATGTTAACAGTTTTAAGATCCAGAGTGAAGAATGGTAAATATAAAAAACTTTTCTTGTTcacatattttataataattaatttcaaattttcatttgtaATAGCTACAATTGGTTTAATGATTACTGCGAGCCATAACATTGAACGAGATAATGGTGTGAAACTCGTAGATCCAGCTGGTGAAATGTTGGAAACGTCTTGGGAATCTATTGCTACGCGTTTAGCTAATGTGGAAGACTCAAAGTTGGTTTCTAACATAGAACAAATTATAAGAGAGCAAAATATTAATATGTCTGCAACAGGAACAGTAATAATTGGTAGAGACACCAGGAAAAGTAGTCCATCATTATTTGAAGCTGCTGTTGCAGGAATTCAAGCCTTAAACGGAACAGTAAAAGACTTGGGAGTAGttaccactcctcaattacatTATCTAGTTGTTTGTACAAATACTAATGACGAATATGGCAATTCTACATTGAATGGATATTACGAAAAATTATCTAAATCATTTAAGTATATTAGACAAAATAAGATGAACAATAATCACTATGTAGCAGAACTTTCGTTAGATGCTGCTAATGGCGTTGGTGCTATCGCTGCGAAAAAGTTTCAGGAGTTCTTAGGAACATCGCTAACAATTAACATATATAATGATGGTAATGGGGAATTGAATCACAtg TGTGGAGCTGATTATGTTAAAGTGAAGCATGTACCACCTGCAAATTTTACTCTCGAACCCAATGTTAGATGTGTGTCTATAGATGGTGATGCAGATAGAGTAGTATATTTTTACCTAGATCAAGACAAGAAATTCCATCTTCTCGATGGTGATAGAATAGCAACACTTATTGTTGGATATTTCAAAGAACTCTTAAAAGAATGTGGTTTATCATTCCAACTTGGATTGGTACAGACAGCGTATGCTAATGGTGCTTCtactaattatatttcaaatataCTG CAAATTCCAGTTGCATGCACATTAACTGGTGTAAAACATCTACACAGTGAAGCATTAAAATTTGATATAGGTATATACTTTGAAGCAAATGGACACGGAACTGTTCTATTCAAGGACATTGTCATTGAAACACTTAAAAATGCTAGTACAAACTCAAA CTTAACCGCTTCACAAAAAGCAGCCGCTTctacgttattaaatataattgatGTAATAAATCAATCAGTCGGTGACGCCTTCAGTGATATGTTATTAGTAGAAACGATTTTGCATGCGAACGGTTGGAGTATAATAGATTGGGAAAAAAGCTACAAAGATTTAccaaataaacaattattggTCAAAGTTAATGACAAGAGTGTTATAACTACAACTGATGCTGAAAGGCGATGCGTAACACCTGAAGGATTGCAGAATGAAATTGATCAAGTGGTTTCGCAATATAGGAAAGGTCGATCCTTCGTCAG ACCATCAGGAACTGAAGATGTTGTAAGAGTGTATGCAGAATGTGAAGATTCAAGTGATCTTAACAAATTAATTACAACTGTAGCATTGTTGGTCTACAGACGTGCAGGCGGTGTTGGACCTGAACCTCAGCTTTCGTAA
- the Lrr47 gene encoding leucine-rich repeat 47 produces the protein MKLYCNVEVSNRVSSTNIIRRKAQRSILAIGRHTIKGNDLYLLWQTLQNKQGTKYKIDNNIEKIFNKFINEGKATIRLIEPPHDLIIQADMIQLKSFMHTLKLGMSKQIDASILAISNLNPKCMTSVPKIKVVVNKSSEYPTLEGFPRTTEELYLVGLNRKSFDRQILRLQSLRILNLSNNQISSLPKELGLLQHLQELNLSQNRLDKAVKWVWLDQPAIKNNLKLLDISSNMLTIIPKEIGKLHAIVNFKASKNVLSYLPQSLGSLTNLKYLDVSKNNLKYLPGSMRNLRLILLDVCENEFDGEIMDSVIDVDLPKLVEYAGRSVLKARLPYDASSIPLLLVKYLDTAKYCVCGNPCFDCYRRKLVEFHLTAIANSVKSSGHVTIPFDCYFCSNTCVYSYAKA, from the exons ATGAAACTGTACTGCAATGTAGAAGTCAGTAATAGAGTTTCTTCTACAAACATAATACGAAGAAAAGCACAGCGTTCGATTTTAGCAATCGGAAGGCACACAATAAAAGGCAATGACTTGTACCTACTTTGGCAAACGTTACAAAATAAACAGGGTACTAAATATAAG aTTGATAATAATATAGAGAAgatatttaacaaatttattaacGAAGGAAAAGCAACAATCCGTCTGATAGAACCACCACATGATTTAATTATTCAAGCTGACATGATTCAACTGAAAAGTTTCATGCACACGTTGAAGCTAGGAATGTCGAAGCAAATAGATGCATCGATTCTGGCTATTTCAAATTTGAATCCGAAATGCATGACTTCCGTCCCAAAAATTAAAGTTGTGGTTAATAAATCTTCTGAGTATCCTACTTTAGAAGGTTTCCCACGAACAACTGAAGAATTATACCTAGTTGGATTGAATAGGAAATCTTTtgatagacaaattttaagacttCAGAGTTTGAGAATATTAAATTTATCCAATAATCAGATCTCGTCTTTACCTAAAGAATTAGGTTTATTGCAACATCTACAAGAACTTAATCTTTCGCAAAATCGTCTTGATAAAGCTGTGAAATGGGTATGGCTAGATCAACCCGCTataaagaataatttaaaattgttagACATTAGCAGTAACATG TTAACAATAATACCAAAAGAGATTGGAAAGCTTCATGCTATTGTTAATTTCAAAGCTAGTAAAAATGTGTTGTCATATTTACCACAAAGTTTGGGATCATTAActaatttgaaatatttagatgtatctaaaaataatttaaaatatttgccaGGAAGTATGAGAAACTTGCGATTAATTTTATTAGATGTCTGTGAAAATGAATTCGATGGTGAAATTATGGATTCTGTGATCGATGTAGATTTACCAAAATTAGTTGAGTATGCGGGCAGATCAGTTCTTAAAGCAAG gctTCCATATGATGCAAGTTCAATTCCGCTGTTGTTAGTAAAATATTTGGATACAGCAAAGTATTGTGTTTGTGGCAATCCCTGTTTCGATTGTTACAGAAGAAAGCTTGTAGAATTTCACTTAACTGCGATAGCTAATAGTGTAAAGTCATCAGGACATGTTACAATACCATTTGATTGTTATTTTTGTTCAAATACTTGTGTATATAGTTATGCGAAAGCATAG
- the Dnmt1a gene encoding DNA methyltransferase 1a — MKSYNTKPTKHGPTILDMFSKQIAKRKRTDAGVNNEEESQESEKCVSIKDQHDKENQDPNVNEEYSDKHHEKKLKIEDNISVVKVETKKTNTFVEKCEQCRQKLNDDLRFYPGHPNGAFDEFIALTDPKLCLFSGEESFVHESDQHPQNKLTYFSVYDKNGHLCPFDTGLIEKNVKLYFSGYMKAIYEEDTSPEGGVPAKDMGPINEWYVSGFDGGELALIGFNTAFAEYILMEPSEAYAPFVDIVREKIYMSKLVIEFLLNEINPTYEDLLNKLQTIVPPKGIARFSEDTLLRHAQFVCDQVLSFDDSAESDDTLLITSPCMRALANLAGVMLGKKGALRRTYRREQKVKKPAWTKATTTQLVNDMFENIFADQLTKNNDKITMGPKRQRCGICENCQQSDCGLCSACSDMTKFGGSGRSKQACVKRRCPNMAIQEADDSDPENEEQFETVLDNKNIEEESNKKAFKELKKDIIWVGNEIAIDNQKTYYKSVIVGDENIQLNDYVLVEPKNPSIPFHVAKVVYMWENRNGIKQFHANWFHRGNDTILGETSDPIELFLSDDCDNVPFTSIRSKCTVTFKKPPENWSDLGNTDLSLENEIKDIDGKKFFYQKRYTPETARFEDPLPDPECRRKENIHRFCPACVRVIALEQFNMPKVYERIEEKSSREIIYGVVKYKGKEYRVGTAVFLQPGTFKFKHKIMYHDVKIKKENVDEDTYPEYYRKSSDYNKGSNYDTPDPFCIGYINTIYATTSDVIVLPSDINIKVNKLYRPENTHKDSTSVEQVDLNMVYWSDEVCTVKFTDVVDQCYLAYSENLNQPIDEWSALGPNRFYFNEVYIAQEKQFDDPPYHAISIGKTGKGKGNSKLKGKKTEENQKKAIVNKPTNYKAIINKLRTLDVFAGCGGLSEGLHQAGIAECLWAIEKEEPAAHAYRLNHTNTTVFTEDCNTLLKKVMDGDITDSISQKLPQKGQVELLCGGPPCQGFSGMNRFNSRQYSLFKSSLVVSYLSYCDYYRPKFFIMENVRNFVSFKKSMVLKLTLRCLVRMGYQCTFGVLQAGSYGVPQTRRRMIILAAAPGQILPKYPEPTHVFSKRACTLSVLVNNKKYSSNCTWIDSAPFRTISVRDSMSDLPEIKNGWNKEEMPYSSEPISHFQRKMRAHEYQSLLKDHICKEMAPIVETRIAHIPIANGSDWRDLPNIAVRLSDGTYSRKLEYNYDDKKAGRSANGSLRGVCSCCLEKSCDPVDRQFNTLIPWCLPHTGNRHNHWAGLYGRLHWDGFFSTTITNPEPMGKQGRVLHPVQTRVVSVRECARSQGFPDSFRFYGTILDKHRQVGNAVPPPLGAAIGHEIRKCIQEENINAETHKDIKLKLKPIKSEIVNESSS; from the exons ATGAAATCCTATAATACAAAACCTACGAAACATGGCCCAACAATACTTGATATGTTTTCAAAACAAATTGCCAAAAGAAAAAGAACAGATGCAGGTGTCAATAATGAAGAAGAGTCACAGGAATCAGAAAAATGTGTTTCTATAAAGGATCAACACGATAAAGAAAATCAAGATCCAAATGTGAATGAAGAGTATTCAGATAAACACCATGAAAAAAaacttaaaattgaagataataTAAGCGTAGTAAAAGTTGAAACTAAAAAGACGAATACTTTCGTTGAAAAATGTGAACAGTGTCGTCAAAAATTGAATGATGATCTAAGATTTTATCCAGGACATCCGAACGGAGCTTTCGATGAATTTATTGCCTTGACCGATCCAAAATTATGTTTATTTAGTGGTGAAGAGTCATTTGTACATGAAAGCGATCAACATCCGCAAAATAAATTAACTTACTTTAG CGTTTACGATAAGAACGGTCATTTATGTCCGTTCGATACTGGACTgatagaaaaaaatgtaaagcTATATTTCTCTGGCTACATGAAAGCAATTTACGAAGAAGATACATCGCCTGAAGGTGGAGTGCCTGCTAAGGACATGGGACCTATAAACGAGTGGTACGTTTCTGGTTTTGATGGAGGTGAACTAGCTCTCATTGGTTTTAATACAGCATTCGCCGAATATATTTTAATGGAACCATCGGAAGCATATGCTCCTTTCGTAGACATTGTTAGAGAAAAGATATACATGAGTAAATTAGTCATCGAGTTccttttaaatgaaattaatccaACTTATGAAGATCTGCTCAACAAGCTTCAA ACAATTGTTCCACCTAAAGGCATCGCAAGATTTAGCGAAGACACTTTACTGCGACATGCACAGTTTGTATGCGATCAAGTATTGTCATTCGACGATTCGGCTGAGTCAGACGATACTCTCCTTATCACAAGTCCCTGTATGAGAGCACTAGCAAATCTGGCAGGTGTTATGCTAGGGAAAAAAGGAGCACTTCGTAGAACGTACCGTCGAGAACAGAAAGTTAAAAAACCTGCCTGGACAAAAGCAACTACAACTCAATTAGTCAACGATATGTTTGAAAACATTTTCGCTGATCAATTAACTAAAAACAATGATAAAATAACAATG GGACCTAAAAGACAGAGGTGTGGAATATGCGAAAATTGTCAACAATCAGATTGCGGTCTCTGTAGTGCTTGTAGTGATATGACCAAGTTCGGAGGGAGTGGAAGAAGCAAGCAGGCTTGTGTTAAAAGAAGATGTCCAAATATGGCCATTCAA GAAGCGGATGACTCTGATCCAGAGAATGAGGAACAGTTTGAAACTGTATtagataataaaaatattgaagaagAAAGCAACAAGAAAGCTTTCAAAGAACTTAAAAAGGACATTATATGGGTGGGAAATGAAATTGCTATCGACAACCAGAAGACATATTATAAATCTGTCATTGTAGGAGATGAAAATATACAATTGAACGATTATGTGCTTGTTGAGCCGAAAAATCCATCGATTCCATTCCATGTTGCTAAGGTAGTTTACATGTGGGAAAATAGAAATGGTATAAAGCAATTCCATGCGAATTGGTTTCACAGAGGAAACGATACAATTTTGGGAGAAACATCAGATCCTATAGAATTGTTTTTGAGCGATGATTGCGATAATGTACCTTTTACATCGATTAGATCCAAATGTACCGTCACTTTTAAAAAACCTCCAGAAAATTGGAGTGATCTGG GTAATACAGATTTGAGTCTGGAAAACGAGATAAAAGACATAGatggcaaaaaatttttttatcagaAACGTTATACACCTGAAACTGCTCGATTCGAGGATCCTTTGCCTGATCCTGAATGTCGTCGTAAAGAAAATATTCATCGCTTTTGTCCTGCTTGTGTTCGTGTAATAGCATTAGAACAATTTAACATGCCGAAG GTATATGAGAGAATAGAAGAGAAGAGTAGCAGAGAAATAATCTATGGAGTAGTAAAGTACAAAGGTAAAGAATATAGAGTTGGTACCGCGGTATTTTTACAGCCCGGAACGTTCAAGTTCAAACACAAAATTATGTATCACgacgtaaaaataaaaaaggaaaatgtAGATGAAGATACGTATCctgaatattatagaaaatcGTCTGATTACAATAAAGGTTCAAACTACGATACTCCCGACCCTTTTTGCATAGGATACATAAACACGATATACGCTACTACGAGCGACGTAATAGTTTTGCCCtctgatattaatattaaagtaaataaattatataggcCTGAAAATACCCATAAAGATTCTACATCAGTGGAACAAGTTGACTTAAATATGGTTTACTGGAGTGACGAAG tGTGCACTGTCAAATTTACTGACGTTGTTGATCAGTGTTATCTTGCTTATTCCGAAAATTTGAATCAACCTATCGATGAATGGTCTGCATTAGGACCGAatcgattttatttcaatgaaGTTTACATTGCACAAGAAAAACAATTTGATGATCCTCCTTATCATGCTATTAGCATTGGGAAGACTGGTAAAGGTAAAGGTAACTCAAAACTTAAAGGCAAAAAAACGGAGGAAAATCAAAAGAAGGCAATTGTGAATAAACCTACTAACTAcaaagcaataataaataaattgagaaCGCTGGACGTGTTTGCTGGTTGCGGTG GACTATCAGAAGGTTTACATCAAGCTGGTATTGCTGAATGTTTATGGGCTATTGAAAAAGAAGAACCAGCTGCTCACGCATACCGATTGAATCATACAAATACAACAGTATTTACAGAGGACTGTAATACATTATTGAAAAAAGTTATGGAT ggTGATATAACAGATAGCATTAGTCAAAAACTCCCTCAGAAAGGACAGGTAGAGTTACTGTGTGGTGGTCCACCCTGTCAAGGGTTCAGTGGCATGAATCGTTTCAATTCACGACAATACTCCTTATTTAAAAGCTCCCTTGTCGTGTCTTACTTATCGTACTGCGATTACTATAGACCCAAGTTTTTTATTATGGAAAATGTTAGAAATTTCGTATCTTTTAAAAAAAGTATGGTGTTAAAACTAACACTGCGGTGTTTAGTTCGAATGGGCTATCAATGTACATTTGGCGTTCTTCAAGCTGGAAGTTATGGGGTACCTCAAACTAGGCGAAG AATGATCATACTGGCTGCTGCGCCTGGACAAATACTTCCAAAGTATCCAGAACCAACGCATGTCTTCAGCAAACGTGCATGTACATTAAGTGTACTGGTCAATAATAAAAAG tatAGTTCGAACTGCACCTGGATCGATTCAGCACCATTTAGAACAATTAGTGTCAGAGATTCTATGTCTGATTTgccagaaataaaaaatggaTGGAATAAGGAGGAGATGCCTTACAGCAGCGAACCAATATCACATTTTCAACGAAAA ATGAGAGCCCATGAATACCAATCCTTATTAAAAGATCATATATGTAAAGAAATGGCACCTATTGTGGAAACCAGAATTGCTCATATTCCAATTGCTAATGGTTCAGATTGGCGTGATTTACCAAATATTGCAGTCAGATTGAGTGATGGAAcatattcaagaaaatt AGAATATAATTATGACGATAAGAAAGCTGGGAGAAGTGCTAATGGATCATTACGTGGAGTATGCAGTTGTTGCTTAGAGAAATCATGTGATCCAGTAGACCGACAATTTAACACTTTAATTCCATGGTGTCTTCCACATACAGGAAATCGTCATAATCATTGGGCTGGTTTATATGGCAGATTACACTGGGATGGATTTTTTAGTACAACTATTACAAATCCTGAGCCTATGGGAAAACAG GGCCGAGTGTTGCATCCAGTACAAACTCGAGTAGTCAGTGTACGTGAATGTGCAAGATCTCAAGGATTTCCAGATAGCTTTAGATTTTACGGAACTATACTTGATAAACATCGACAAGTTGGAAATGCAGTTCCTCCTCCGCTTGGAGCAGCCATTGGACATGAGATAAGAAAATGTATacaagaagaaaatataaacgCAGAGACTCACAAAGACATTAAATTAAAACTCAAACCTATAAAGTCTGAAATAGTTAATGAATCTTCTAGCTAG